The proteins below come from a single Micromonospora citrea genomic window:
- a CDS encoding terpene synthase family protein, translating to MSTTDAPPRAGQADVAEQGRICALATRGVRDLQKVTAAHPGLFSAATFDSALLGSVASAIAFTAPWHSAAELRITTRTLLWVFAADWQVDYLATSADAVQAVVAECLAVADGAHPPAGLHLARLLADIRDDLATVPAFDRFRPVWRDELARMFAAVAREWDWKNASRAPGGSLPTLDRYLDNADNLACSFVNATHWIATGDGKCLRHLDELLTVGREVQRVLRLVNDLATHERDVEWGDLNALMLVPDPALVRDRLTQLTRRCQGLLDLLAERDPRQADYLRRQISFTAGFYQVSDFWGRDE from the coding sequence GTGAGCACGACGGACGCGCCGCCGCGGGCCGGCCAGGCCGACGTTGCCGAGCAGGGCAGGATCTGCGCCCTGGCCACCCGGGGCGTACGCGACCTGCAGAAGGTGACCGCCGCGCATCCCGGACTCTTCTCCGCCGCCACGTTCGATTCCGCGCTGCTCGGTTCCGTCGCCAGCGCCATCGCCTTCACCGCGCCCTGGCACAGCGCCGCCGAGCTGCGCATCACTACCCGTACGCTGCTCTGGGTCTTTGCGGCGGACTGGCAGGTCGACTACCTGGCGACATCCGCCGACGCCGTGCAGGCGGTGGTGGCGGAGTGCCTGGCGGTGGCCGACGGCGCCCATCCGCCGGCGGGGCTGCACCTTGCGCGGCTGCTGGCCGACATCCGCGATGATCTGGCGACCGTGCCGGCGTTCGACCGGTTCCGCCCGGTGTGGCGCGACGAGCTGGCCCGGATGTTCGCCGCGGTGGCTCGGGAGTGGGACTGGAAGAACGCCTCGCGCGCGCCGGGCGGCTCCCTGCCCACCCTCGACCGCTACCTCGACAACGCCGACAACCTGGCCTGTTCCTTCGTCAACGCCACCCACTGGATCGCCACCGGCGACGGGAAGTGCCTACGGCACCTGGACGAGCTGCTGACGGTGGGTCGGGAGGTGCAGCGGGTGCTACGCCTCGTCAACGACCTGGCCACGCACGAGCGGGACGTGGAGTGGGGGGACCTCAACGCGCTCATGCTGGTGCCGGATCCCGCCCTCGTGCGCGACCGGTTGACCCAGCTCACGCGGCGCTGCCAAGGGCTGCTGGACCTGCTGGCCGAGCGGGATCCCCGGCAGGCCGACTACCTGCGCCGGCAGATCTCCTTCACCGCCGGCTTCTACCAGGTCTCGGACTTCTGGGGGCGCGATGAGTGA
- a CDS encoding DUF2630 family protein: MDDKTILNRISELVDEEHRLRADAQANESGTDDDARTRLRELEESLDQCWDLLRRRRAARQTHGDPDAQGVRPRPEVERYLQ, from the coding sequence ATGGACGACAAGACCATCCTGAACCGGATCTCCGAGCTGGTCGACGAGGAGCACCGGCTGCGCGCCGACGCGCAGGCCAACGAGTCGGGCACCGACGACGACGCCCGCACCCGGCTGCGCGAGCTGGAGGAGTCCCTCGACCAGTGCTGGGACCTGCTGCGCCGGCGCCGGGCGGCACGGCAGACCCACGGCGACCCGGACGCCCAGGGCGTGCGCCCCCGGCCCGAGGTCGAGCGCTACCTGCAGTGA
- a CDS encoding prenyltransferase/squalene oxidase repeat-containing protein — MSDGGSRAATTPAQRTGHDPDGCADLARELVATMALRPWGEVAPSVYETGRLVVVAPRLAGHAERVAFLVRTQRADGAWGPPEGYALVPTLSATEALLAALTDEFLPATARPALADAAGRGLRALSVLLAASSAMPDTPAADLIVPALVDSINARTAGPDAALSIPYPLNLPTGTDRHRLTAVRAAHAAGADLPPKLAHFGELLHGPAPRSRAADPTAVGASPAATAAWLAAAGPDADGREARVFLERVVGEGDGAVPCPMPITVFERAWVLGGLSRAGVPVQPPRSVLASLTDAVGPAGVATGAGLPTDADTTAVTLYALGRLGRPIEPTSLWAYETAEGFCTWPGEDGFSVTTNAHVLDALGQHAVRDPGAARYRRAVDRLTRVLRERQEADGSWHDRWHASPYYATACCVLALTESTHHGDRAGAVDRAVCWVLANQRDDGSWGRWEGTAEETAYALQILLAVPSNEPAVVDAVLRGHAYLRARVGRREHPPLWYGKELYCPTTIVRAAVVGAVHIAHRWPGNRRTAGHVVTGRQKSAT, encoded by the coding sequence ATGAGTGACGGCGGATCCCGGGCGGCCACGACACCGGCTCAGCGCACCGGCCACGACCCCGACGGCTGCGCCGACCTGGCCCGGGAACTCGTCGCCACCATGGCGCTGCGACCGTGGGGAGAGGTAGCTCCCTCCGTCTACGAGACCGGCCGGTTGGTGGTCGTCGCGCCCCGGCTCGCCGGGCACGCGGAGCGGGTCGCGTTCCTCGTGCGGACCCAGCGCGCCGACGGCGCGTGGGGACCCCCGGAGGGCTACGCGCTGGTGCCGACACTGAGTGCCACCGAGGCGCTGCTGGCGGCGCTGACGGACGAGTTCCTGCCGGCGACCGCCCGCCCGGCCCTGGCCGACGCGGCCGGGCGCGGACTGCGCGCCCTGTCCGTCCTGCTCGCGGCGAGCTCCGCAATGCCGGACACCCCCGCCGCCGACCTGATCGTGCCGGCCCTGGTGGACTCGATCAACGCACGGACCGCCGGGCCGGACGCCGCGCTGTCGATCCCGTACCCGTTGAACCTTCCCACCGGGACGGACCGTCACCGATTGACCGCGGTCCGGGCGGCGCACGCCGCCGGCGCCGACCTGCCTCCGAAACTGGCGCATTTCGGCGAGCTGCTGCACGGGCCGGCGCCGCGGTCCCGCGCGGCCGATCCGACCGCGGTCGGGGCCTCGCCGGCGGCGACCGCGGCATGGCTGGCCGCCGCCGGTCCCGACGCCGACGGGCGAGAGGCCCGCGTCTTCCTGGAACGGGTGGTCGGCGAGGGCGACGGGGCGGTGCCGTGCCCCATGCCGATCACCGTCTTCGAACGCGCCTGGGTCCTCGGCGGACTGTCCCGCGCCGGCGTCCCGGTGCAGCCACCGAGGTCCGTCCTCGCCAGCCTCACCGACGCCGTCGGCCCCGCCGGTGTCGCCACCGGAGCGGGCCTGCCGACCGACGCGGACACCACGGCCGTGACCCTGTACGCGCTCGGGCGCCTGGGGCGTCCGATCGAGCCGACGAGCCTGTGGGCGTACGAGACGGCGGAGGGCTTCTGCACCTGGCCAGGAGAGGACGGCTTCTCGGTCACCACCAACGCGCACGTGCTCGACGCCCTCGGGCAGCATGCCGTGCGTGACCCGGGCGCCGCCCGTTACCGGAGGGCCGTCGACCGGCTGACCCGGGTGCTCCGGGAGCGGCAGGAGGCCGACGGCAGCTGGCACGACCGGTGGCACGCCTCGCCGTACTACGCCACCGCCTGCTGCGTGCTCGCGCTGACCGAGTCCACTCATCACGGAGACCGGGCGGGGGCTGTCGACCGAGCGGTGTGCTGGGTGCTGGCCAACCAGCGCGACGACGGGTCGTGGGGCCGGTGGGAGGGCACCGCGGAGGAGACCGCGTACGCCCTGCAGATCCTGCTGGCCGTGCCCTCGAACGAGCCGGCGGTGGTCGATGCCGTCCTCAGGGGACACGCCTACCTCCGGGCCCGCGTCGGCCGGCGCGAGCACCCGCCGCTGTGGTACGGCAAGGAACTCTACTGCCCGACGACCATCGTCCGGGCGGCGGTGGTCGGCGCCGTCCACATCGCACACCGCTGGCCCGGAAACCGGCGCACTGCTGGGCATGTCGTGACCGGACGGCAGAAATCAGCAACTTGA
- a CDS encoding cytochrome P450 encodes MPLRRALPALIRDPLGALVGFAEESGGDVVRLNLGTFRPFLVSHPEHLQYVLRDRADNYVRDGRGLLWRPVRRVVGEAILVAEGEVWESSRDALQPLFTAKRAEMLVDRMAEAISEAVDEWDEPARQGRPIDTADELTRIVLRATMRVLFADRISVPDAQRISAALDTVTTSMLPRLLVPFVPYSVPVPGDRAFRAAVRTIDDVVLPIIREARARPGDGDDIISTLCRPRPDGRKPDEYQIRGDVVAMFSTATETTIALLSWLWPVLETQPEVAARLYAEVDRVVGGDRVRREHLGELRYGRMVLDEMLRLYPAGWMIPRTAVADDVLGGVRIKAGATVLVSPYVTQRMPMFWDDPDRFDPERFSPEKPRRRYRYSYFPFGGGPHQCLGQYLFLLEAQIIVSTLLSRFRFRPTEPADLTPRMGASLSPRQRLRVTLSPVQRPVAP; translated from the coding sequence ATCCCGCTGCGGCGGGCGCTGCCCGCCCTGATCCGGGACCCCCTCGGCGCGCTGGTCGGCTTCGCCGAGGAATCCGGCGGGGACGTCGTCCGGCTCAACCTCGGAACGTTCCGCCCGTTCCTGGTCAGCCACCCCGAACACCTGCAGTACGTGCTGCGGGACCGCGCGGACAACTACGTCCGGGACGGTCGGGGGCTGCTGTGGCGTCCGGTCCGCCGGGTCGTCGGGGAGGCCATCCTGGTCGCTGAGGGCGAGGTGTGGGAGTCCAGCCGCGACGCCCTGCAACCGCTGTTCACCGCGAAGCGGGCTGAAATGCTGGTGGACCGGATGGCCGAGGCGATCAGCGAGGCGGTCGACGAGTGGGACGAGCCCGCCCGGCAGGGGCGGCCGATCGACACAGCCGACGAGCTGACCCGTATCGTCCTGCGCGCCACCATGCGGGTGCTCTTCGCCGACCGGATCTCCGTGCCGGACGCGCAGCGGATCAGCGCCGCGCTGGACACCGTCACCACCTCGATGCTTCCCCGCCTGCTGGTGCCCTTCGTGCCCTACTCGGTGCCGGTGCCCGGCGACCGCGCGTTCCGGGCCGCCGTCCGGACCATCGACGACGTGGTGTTGCCGATCATCCGCGAGGCGCGGGCTCGGCCGGGCGACGGCGACGACATCATCTCCACCCTCTGCCGGCCCCGCCCGGACGGCCGCAAGCCGGACGAGTACCAGATCCGGGGCGATGTCGTGGCCATGTTCTCCACCGCCACCGAGACCACCATCGCGCTGCTGTCCTGGCTCTGGCCGGTGCTGGAAACCCAGCCGGAGGTCGCTGCCCGGCTCTATGCCGAAGTGGACCGGGTGGTCGGCGGCGACCGGGTGCGGCGGGAGCACCTCGGCGAGCTGCGGTACGGGCGCATGGTGCTGGACGAGATGCTGCGGCTCTATCCCGCCGGTTGGATGATTCCCCGGACGGCGGTCGCCGACGACGTGCTGGGCGGGGTGCGGATCAAGGCGGGCGCGACGGTGCTGGTCAGCCCGTACGTGACCCAACGGATGCCGATGTTCTGGGACGACCCGGACCGGTTCGATCCCGAACGCTTCTCGCCGGAAAAGCCCCGACGCCGCTACCGCTACTCCTACTTTCCCTTCGGCGGTGGCCCCCACCAGTGTCTGGGGCAGTACCTGTTCCTCCTGGAGGCGCAGATCATCGTGAGCACACTGCTGAGCCGCTTCCGGTTCCGACCCACGGAGCCGGCCGACCTGACCCCCCGGATGGGCGCCTCGCTCTCGCCCCGGCAGCGGCTGCGGGTGACCCTGTCGCCGGTGCAGCGGCCGGTCGCCCCGTGA
- a CDS encoding GNAT family N-acetyltransferase — protein MALTVRAAAPRDAVPVAGLLRAAEPHLVVTPELLAWQATGKPAERFGMLVAEAGDGIAGVARTGLLHESAEPGLGFVNLVVRRERRGRGVGSALLAAAEERLAGLGVRRAYARVADEPAAVSFAERRGYRPGRRNLILRLDLTVALPAPPAAPPGVRLIAAADLPDPHPLYEADLDAAADEPGDVGMDEIDYADWRAAYWDRPDLDRRLTTVALVDDEVVAFSVALTDGGAAYLSGMTGTRREWRGRGLARLVKHASLRSARSAGHRQAFTVNDAGNDAMRAVNEWFGYQRVAAERRYLAELPRRPSSIA, from the coding sequence ATGGCGCTCACCGTCCGGGCCGCCGCGCCGCGCGACGCGGTGCCGGTCGCCGGCCTGCTCCGCGCCGCCGAGCCCCACCTGGTCGTCACGCCCGAGCTGCTCGCCTGGCAGGCGACCGGCAAGCCTGCGGAGCGCTTCGGGATGCTCGTGGCCGAGGCGGGCGACGGGATCGCCGGCGTGGCCCGGACGGGGCTGCTGCACGAGAGCGCCGAGCCGGGGCTCGGCTTCGTCAACCTCGTCGTGCGTCGCGAGCGGCGGGGCCGGGGCGTCGGGTCGGCGCTGCTCGCCGCCGCCGAGGAGCGGCTCGCCGGGCTCGGGGTGCGCCGGGCGTACGCGCGGGTGGCCGACGAGCCGGCCGCCGTCTCCTTCGCCGAGCGGCGCGGCTACCGACCGGGCCGGCGCAACCTCATCCTCCGCCTGGACCTGACGGTGGCGCTGCCGGCGCCGCCCGCCGCGCCGCCGGGGGTGCGGCTGATCGCGGCCGCCGACCTGCCCGATCCCCACCCGCTCTACGAGGCGGACCTCGACGCCGCCGCCGACGAGCCGGGCGACGTGGGGATGGACGAGATCGACTACGCCGACTGGCGGGCCGCGTACTGGGACCGGCCGGACCTGGACCGGCGGCTGACCACGGTGGCCCTGGTGGACGACGAGGTCGTCGCGTTCAGCGTCGCGCTGACCGACGGCGGGGCCGCCTACCTCTCGGGGATGACCGGCACCCGGCGCGAATGGCGGGGTCGGGGCCTGGCCCGGCTGGTCAAGCACGCGTCGCTGCGCTCCGCCCGGTCGGCCGGCCACCGGCAGGCGTTCACCGTCAACGACGCCGGGAACGACGCCATGCGCGCGGTGAACGAGTGGTTCGGCTACCAGCGGGTGGCGGCCGAGCGGCGTTACCTCGCGGAGCTGCCCCGTCGACCGTCATCCATTGCGTGA